One Pseudomonas fluorescens genomic region harbors:
- a CDS encoding AAA family ATPase, which translates to MLNTLAVANYRSINKLVIPLGRLNLITGPNGSGKSNLYRALRLLAETAQGGVVNALAREGGLDSTFWAGPETISRRMRNGEVAIEPTVRHGVKRLRLGFASEDFSYAIGLGLPEPSRSCFSLDPEIKRECIWAGPVFRPASLLVDRNGPMIRAREGRAWDVLAQHTPNFDSLFDQVGNLRSSPEVFQMREFIRRWRFYDHFRSDADAPVRQPQLGTRTPVLHHDGRDLAAALQTILEIGDHDALRAAISDAFPGAQLNIAPLAGGRFAIEFFQEGLLRPLSAAELSDGTLRYLLLVAALLTPRPPTLMVLNEPETSLHPDLLPALARLIIRASEQCQVWVVSHARRLISALQEDPQCNCIVLEKTLGQTGIVGQRLLDEPAWHWPD; encoded by the coding sequence ATGCTCAATACCTTGGCGGTGGCAAATTATCGTTCGATCAACAAACTGGTGATTCCGCTCGGGCGTCTTAATCTGATCACCGGGCCCAATGGCAGCGGCAAATCCAATCTTTATCGCGCGTTGCGCCTGCTGGCAGAAACCGCACAGGGCGGCGTGGTTAACGCGTTGGCCCGTGAGGGCGGGCTGGATTCGACGTTCTGGGCCGGACCGGAAACCATCAGCCGACGCATGCGCAACGGTGAAGTGGCGATCGAGCCGACCGTGCGTCACGGCGTGAAACGCTTGCGCCTGGGATTCGCCAGCGAGGATTTCAGCTATGCCATTGGCCTTGGCCTGCCGGAGCCGAGCCGTTCGTGTTTTTCCCTCGATCCGGAAATCAAGCGTGAATGTATCTGGGCCGGCCCGGTGTTTCGCCCCGCGAGCCTGCTGGTGGACCGCAATGGCCCGATGATCCGCGCCCGCGAAGGTCGCGCCTGGGATGTACTGGCGCAACACACGCCGAATTTTGACAGTCTGTTCGATCAGGTCGGCAATCTGCGCAGCTCGCCGGAAGTGTTCCAGATGCGCGAGTTCATCCGTCGCTGGCGCTTTTATGACCACTTTCGCAGCGACGCCGACGCGCCGGTGCGCCAGCCGCAACTGGGCACGCGTACGCCAGTGCTGCACCACGACGGCCGCGATCTCGCGGCAGCCTTGCAGACGATTCTCGAAATCGGCGATCACGACGCGTTGCGTGCAGCGATCAGCGATGCGTTCCCCGGTGCGCAACTGAACATCGCGCCATTGGCCGGCGGACGCTTCGCCATCGAGTTTTTCCAGGAAGGCTTGCTGCGGCCGCTGTCAGCGGCTGAGCTGTCGGACGGCACCTTGCGTTATCTGCTGCTGGTCGCGGCACTGCTGACACCGCGACCGCCGACGCTGATGGTGTTGAACGAACCGGAGACCAGCCTGCACCCGGATCTGTTGCCGGCATTGGCGCGATTGATCATCCGCGCCTCGGAGCAATGTCAGGTGTGGGTGGTGTCCCATGCGCGGCGGTTGATTTCGGCGCTGCAGGAAGATCCGCAGTGCAATTGCATCGTGCTGGAGAAGACGCTGGGGCAAACCGGGATTGTCGGGCAGCGGCTGCTGGATGAACCGGCGTGGCATTGGCCGGATTGA
- a CDS encoding transporter substrate-binding domain-containing protein, giving the protein MKTAALLLPLLSLALLAGCGETEEPPKPKVASESAAPAGYLEKIKARDKLIVGVFTDKPPFGFVDESGRYVGFDTDIGRRFAKDLLGDENKVEFVAVEPASRIPFLQSDKVDLILANMTVTPERKEAVEFTNPNLKVAVQALVPQGSSVKKLDDLATRTTIVTTGTTADIWLTKNHPDWKLLKFEKNSESLQALANGRGDAYAQDNLVLFSWAKQNPGYRVLEEKLGAEAPIAPAVKKGNLELRDWVNSELAELGEEKYLLKLYDQYVRKELSDDTKPESVIVEGGKWQG; this is encoded by the coding sequence ATGAAAACTGCCGCGTTGTTACTGCCCCTGCTCAGCCTCGCCTTACTCGCCGGTTGCGGCGAAACCGAGGAGCCGCCGAAGCCGAAAGTCGCCAGCGAAAGCGCAGCGCCGGCCGGTTATCTCGAAAAGATCAAGGCTCGCGACAAATTGATTGTTGGCGTCTTCACCGACAAACCACCCTTTGGTTTTGTCGATGAGAGCGGGCGCTACGTGGGTTTCGATACGGATATCGGCCGGCGTTTCGCCAAGGATCTGCTCGGCGATGAAAACAAGGTCGAGTTCGTCGCTGTCGAGCCCGCGAGTCGTATTCCATTCCTGCAAAGTGACAAGGTCGACCTGATTCTCGCCAACATGACCGTCACCCCGGAGCGCAAGGAAGCGGTGGAATTCACCAACCCGAACCTCAAGGTCGCCGTGCAGGCGCTTGTACCACAGGGTAGCTCGGTGAAAAAACTCGATGATCTGGCGACGCGCACCACGATTGTCACCACCGGCACCACCGCGGATATCTGGCTGACCAAGAACCACCCAGACTGGAAATTGCTCAAGTTCGAAAAGAACTCTGAGTCGCTGCAAGCCTTGGCCAACGGCCGTGGCGATGCCTATGCGCAGGACAACCTGGTGCTGTTCAGCTGGGCCAAGCAGAACCCGGGGTATCGCGTGCTCGAAGAAAAGCTCGGAGCCGAGGCGCCGATTGCGCCCGCAGTGAAAAAGGGCAATCTCGAATTGCGAGACTGGGTGAACAGCGAGCTGGCCGAACTGGGCGAGGAGAAATATCTGCTCAAGCTGTATGACCAATATGTGCGCAAAGAGCTGAGCGATGACACCAAGCCTGAGAGCGTGATTGTTGAAGGGGGCAAGTGGCAGGGGTGA